AAGATCAAGGTCGGCGACTGGGTGCTCGCCATCGGCTCCCCCTTCGGCCTCCAGCAGACGGTGACGGCCGGCATCATCAGCGCCAAGGGCCGCTCGATCGAGCCAGGCAATCCCTTCAGCGACTTCATCCAGACCGACGCGGCCATCAACCCGGGCAATTCCGGCGGTCCGCTCGTCAACATGTCGGGCGAGGTCATCGGCATCAACAGCGCCATCCTGTCCCGCTCGGGCGGCAATGTGGGCATCGGTTTCTCCATCCCGTCCAATATGGCCAAGCGCATCTACACCGAGCTCGCCGCCAAGGGCAAGATCACGCGCGGCTGGCTCGGCGTCTCCATCCAGCCCCTCACGCCCGAGCTGGCGAAGAGCTTCGGGCTCAAGGAGGCCAAGGGCGTGCTGGTCGCCGACGTCATCAAGGACAGCCCGGCCGACAAGGCGGGTCTGACCTCCGGCGATATCCTGACCGAATTCGACGGCAAGAAGGTGGACGCCCCCCAGGATCTCCAGAAGATCGTGGCGGTGACCACCCCCGGCAAGGGGGTGCCCGTCAAGGTCTGGCGCGACAAGAGCGAGAAGTCCCTCGAGATCAAGATCGGCGAGACGCCGGATGAAACCGCCCAGGCCTCCGAGCAGGGCGGCAAGGGCAAGAGCCTCTTGGGGCTGGATGCCCGGCCCCTGACTCCCGAGATCGCCCGCCAGCTCAATCTGCGCACGACCGAAGGCGTGGTGGTGGCGCGGGTGGACGAGGATAGCCCGGCCGCCGAGGCGGGACTGCAGCGCGGCGATGTCATCCGCGAGGTCAACCGCCAGCGCATCCGGTCGTTGCAAGACTTCGAGCGGGCAACGCAGGGACTGAAGGGGGGCGACCGGGTGACCGTGCTCCTCCAGCGCGGGCCGCAGTCGCTCTACGTCGCGTTCTCCATCGCCAAGGGATGACCAGCTAGGCGGTGGGCCTCGGGCGTCCGCGCGCTCTTGCGTAGTTTGCGCAGCGGCAGCGCGCCGATCTCCGCACGTTCGGATGCGTCTGCTACACTTCTAGAGGACAGGGGGCGCTGACCGAGGGCCCCCTTCGCGTTCAAGACCATGGAATACAAGGACTACTACAAGATTCTCGGGGTCGGGAAGACCGCCGACGAGAAGGCCATCAAGACGGCCTATCGGCGGCTCGCGCGCAAGTACCATCCCGACGTGGCCAAGGGTAAGGACTCGGCGAGCCGCTTCCAGGAGGTGTCCGAGGCCTACGAGGTGCTGGGCGACCCGGAGAAGCGGAAGCGCTACGACACACTCGGCCCCGACTGGCAGCGCTTCGCCCAGGCGGGCGCGGGGGCCCGGTCGCCGCACGAAGGCGCTCCCTTCGGACAGGGCGAGGTCCATTTCGGAAGCGGCGGCGCCGGCGGGGGATTCTCCGACTTCTTCCGCACGATATTCGGCGATGTGGGCAGCGGCGGATTCCGACGGGGGGGTCGCATCACCGAGGTGGACTTCGAGGACCTCGGCAACCTCAATTTCGGGCGGGACTTTGGCGGCGGCGCCGATCGCGGCGGCGACGCCGAGGCGGGCATCGAGCTTTCCCTCGACGAAGCTTTCCGCGGCACGCGCAGAACGATCTCGCTCGAGCTTGACGAGCCCTGCGCGACGTGCGGGGGCGCCGGCCATGTCAATCGCAAGCCCTGCTCCCAGTGCCACGGCACGGGATGGGCAAGAGGGCGGCGCAACCTCGAAGTCAAAGTCCCGGCGGGCGTGACCACGGGCTCGCGCGTACGCGTGGCCGGCGAGGGACCAGGCGGGGCCGCGGGCGGTGGACGCGGCGACCTCTATCTGAACGTCACCGTAAGGTCCGATCCGCGCTTCGAGCGGAAGGGCGATGATCTGCACGTGGCCGTCGAGGTGCCCGCTCACGATGCTGCTCTCGGCACCGAGCTGTCCGTCCCCACCCTCAAGGGACAGGTGTCGATGAAGATTCCGCCCGAGACCTCGAGCGGCCGGACGTTCCGGCTGCCCGGCTATGGCATGCCGCACCTCAAGGGCGGCGGGGCGGGCGATCAGTTCGTGCGGGTGGAGGTGACCATCCCCGCGGGGCTGTCCCCGCGGGAGCGCGAGCTCTATCAGGAGCTCAAGAATCTACGGACCGAGGGGACGAGATGAAGTTCGACAAGTTCACCGTGAAGGCGCAGGAGGCCGTCCAGGCGGCGCAATCGCTGGCGGACCAGGGCAACCATCAGGCCATCGTGCCGGAGCATCTGCTCCTGGCCCTCCTCCAGCAGCAGGAAGGCGTGGTCGGCCCGCTCCTGGCCAAGCTGGGCGCGCGGGGCGAGACCATTGCCCGCGAAGTCCAGGCGGAGCTCGACAAGCTGCCGCGCGTCCAGGGGGGCGGCGGACGGCAGTACGCCTCGGAGCGTCTCGAGGCCGCGTTCAACCGGGCCTGGGACGAGGCCCAGCGCCTGAAGGACGAATACTGCTCGACCGAGCATCTGCTCATCGGCATCTCCCAGGACAAGTCGGGCGCGGCGGCGCGCATCCTCGCCAAGGCCGGCGTCACCCCCGAGGCGATCTACAAGGCCCTCGTCGAGGTGCGCGGCTCCCAGCGCGTCACCGACGCCAATCCCGAGGAGAAGTATCAGGCGCTCCAGCGCTATGCCAAGGACCTGACGGAGCTCGCGCGGAAGGGCAAGCTCGACCCCGTCATCGGGCGCGACGAGGAGATTCGTCGCGTGATCCAGGTGCTCTCGCGGCGCACCAAGAACAACCCCGTCCTCATCGGGGAGCCCGGCGTGGGCAAGACCGCCATCGTCGAGGGTCTGGCCCAGCGCATCGTGGCGGGCGACGTGCCCGAGGGGCTCAAGGGCAAGCGACTGCTCGCCCTCGACATCGGGGCCATGGTGGCGGGCTCCAAGTACCGCGGGGAGTTCGAGGACCGCCTCAAGGCCGTGCTGCGCGAGATCACGGAGAGCGAAGGCGAGATCATCTGCTTCATCGACGAGCTCCACACCCTGGTGGGCGCGGGCGCCGCGGAGGGCGCGGTGGACGCAGCCAACATGCTCAAGCCAGCCCTGGCCCGCGGCGAGCTCCGCTGCGTGGGCGCGACCACTCTCGACGAGTACCGCAAGCACGTCGAGAAGGACCCCGCCCTCGAGCGCCGCTTCCAGCCCGTCATGGTCAAGGAGCCCTCGGTCGAGGACACCATCGCGATTCTGCGCGGCCTCAAGGAGAAGTACGAGGTCCACCACAAGGTCAAGATCAAGGACTCGGCCCTCGTGGCCGCGGCCGTGCTCTCCCACCGGTACATCGCGGATCGCTTCCTCCCCGACAAGGCCATTGACCTGATCGATGAGGCCGCCTCGAGGCTCCGGATCGAGATCGACTCCCTGCCGCACGAGATCGACGAGATCGAGCGGCGCATCATGCAGCTCGGCATCGAGCGGGTGTCCGTGGCGCGCGAGTCGGACGCCGTCTCCAGGGATCGTCTGGCCCGGCTCGAGGCCGAGCTGGCCGAGCTCAAGGAGAAGTCCGCTGCGCTCAAGTCGCACTGGCAGGCGGAGAAGGCCGCCATCACGGCCATGGGCAAGATCAAGGAGGAGACGGAGGCGGCCCGCATGGCCATCGAGGAGGCCAAGCGGCGCGGCGACCTCGAGAAGGCCTCGCGCCTGCAGTACGGCACCCTGGCCGAGCTGGACGCCCGGCTCAAGGCCGAGAACGAGCGCCTGGCCGAGCTCCAGAAAGATCAACGGATGCTCAAGGAAGAGGTGGACGAGGAGGACGTGGCCGAGACGGTGGCCAAGTGGACAGGCATTCCCGTGACGCGGCTCCTCGAGGCCGAGGTCCAGAAGCTCGTTCAGATGGAGGAGCGCCTGGGTCGCCGGGTGGTGGGTCAGAGCGAAGCCATCGTGGCCGTGGCCAATGCCGTGCGCCGCGCGCGCTCCGGTCTCTCCGACCCCAATCGACCCATCGGCTCCTTCCTGTTCCTGGGACCGACGGGCGTGGGCAAGACCGAGCTGGCCCGAGCCCTCGCGGAGTTCCTCTTCGACGACGAGCGCGCCATGATCCGCATCGACATGTCCGAGTACATGGAGAAGCACGCGGTGGCGCGGCTCATCGGCGCGCCGCCCGGCTATGTCGGCTACGACGAGGGCGGCCAGCTGACCGAGGCCGTGAGGCGGCGCCCGTACTCCGTGATCCTCTTCGACGAGATCGAGAAGGCGCATGGCGACGTCTTCAA
This is a stretch of genomic DNA from Candidatus Methylomirabilota bacterium. It encodes these proteins:
- a CDS encoding DegQ family serine endoprotease → MIVVRRGTLVVMLVIAAALGVGLGSWGASAVDLARPPAHEATPARDTPPPPSVTGPVVPAALPVPSGSFSRIAEAVSPAVVNINTLTRGTGGRTPIEEFFGDEFFRRFFGDAPERQQQQRSLGSGVIVDSSGICLTNAHVVERATEIEVVTAEGKKHKAKIVGLDKRTDLAVLRLQGGGPYPAAVLGDSDKIKVGDWVLAIGSPFGLQQTVTAGIISAKGRSIEPGNPFSDFIQTDAAINPGNSGGPLVNMSGEVIGINSAILSRSGGNVGIGFSIPSNMAKRIYTELAAKGKITRGWLGVSIQPLTPELAKSFGLKEAKGVLVADVIKDSPADKAGLTSGDILTEFDGKKVDAPQDLQKIVAVTTPGKGVPVKVWRDKSEKSLEIKIGETPDETAQASEQGGKGKSLLGLDARPLTPEIARQLNLRTTEGVVVARVDEDSPAAEAGLQRGDVIREVNRQRIRSLQDFERATQGLKGGDRVTVLLQRGPQSLYVAFSIAKG
- a CDS encoding DnaJ C-terminal domain-containing protein, translating into MEYKDYYKILGVGKTADEKAIKTAYRRLARKYHPDVAKGKDSASRFQEVSEAYEVLGDPEKRKRYDTLGPDWQRFAQAGAGARSPHEGAPFGQGEVHFGSGGAGGGFSDFFRTIFGDVGSGGFRRGGRITEVDFEDLGNLNFGRDFGGGADRGGDAEAGIELSLDEAFRGTRRTISLELDEPCATCGGAGHVNRKPCSQCHGTGWARGRRNLEVKVPAGVTTGSRVRVAGEGPGGAAGGGRGDLYLNVTVRSDPRFERKGDDLHVAVEVPAHDAALGTELSVPTLKGQVSMKIPPETSSGRTFRLPGYGMPHLKGGGAGDQFVRVEVTIPAGLSPRERELYQELKNLRTEGTR
- the clpB gene encoding ATP-dependent chaperone ClpB, which codes for MKFDKFTVKAQEAVQAAQSLADQGNHQAIVPEHLLLALLQQQEGVVGPLLAKLGARGETIAREVQAELDKLPRVQGGGGRQYASERLEAAFNRAWDEAQRLKDEYCSTEHLLIGISQDKSGAAARILAKAGVTPEAIYKALVEVRGSQRVTDANPEEKYQALQRYAKDLTELARKGKLDPVIGRDEEIRRVIQVLSRRTKNNPVLIGEPGVGKTAIVEGLAQRIVAGDVPEGLKGKRLLALDIGAMVAGSKYRGEFEDRLKAVLREITESEGEIICFIDELHTLVGAGAAEGAVDAANMLKPALARGELRCVGATTLDEYRKHVEKDPALERRFQPVMVKEPSVEDTIAILRGLKEKYEVHHKVKIKDSALVAAAVLSHRYIADRFLPDKAIDLIDEAASRLRIEIDSLPHEIDEIERRIMQLGIERVSVARESDAVSRDRLARLEAELAELKEKSAALKSHWQAEKAAITAMGKIKEETEAARMAIEEAKRRGDLEKASRLQYGTLAELDARLKAENERLAELQKDQRMLKEEVDEEDVAETVAKWTGIPVTRLLEAEVQKLVQMEERLGRRVVGQSEAIVAVANAVRRARSGLSDPNRPIGSFLFLGPTGVGKTELARALAEFLFDDERAMIRIDMSEYMEKHAVARLIGAPPGYVGYDEGGQLTEAVRRRPYSVILFDEIEKAHGDVFNVLLQLLDDGRLTDGHGRTVDFRNTVVIMTSNLGSHLFREEEEPKRVRAQIMETLRQSLRPEFLNRIDEVVVFKALGREEISRIVKIQTAFLMKRLADKRITLTLTPAAEELLAREGYDPVYGARPLKRTIQRLIQDPLALKILSGEFADGDAVVADAAGGEIVFRKQVDAKPA